One part of the Vicia villosa cultivar HV-30 ecotype Madison, WI linkage group LG6, Vvil1.0, whole genome shotgun sequence genome encodes these proteins:
- the LOC131609923 gene encoding YTH domain-containing protein ECT4-like isoform X1: MAAVAPSPDKAASLLQNLTLDSQSKTINGDAEPVKKNGPSFAGSKAKGTGKPFNPNPSFAPNGYASTAYYYGGYDGQGDWSGYSNYANLDGGMAQGVYGDNCSYMYQGYGYTPYGAYASPNSSSPMVQHDGQLYGLQQYQYPCSYYNSPTSTDVFAPNKTSVAQREVSTAVNADRVPSNVMNNGNSASMVNGDCTNPNGLKSFITSSQHTSLNTRDSYQGSSLPACAPLSGYQGQRLGTHGTQSSIPTDLSLVSDRQTKHGGKVGLSSQVMPVKDFSSQRNRRHTQPPPQFMNLNGSRHPSGMELVPGFMNSLYPSNSMFSQYGNTFRANSRFGSSAYGSRTGSYDYKFRAIGNGYVANDSRRNVDGFSELNKGPRAAKISDNKGVKSLGSVTLLLKGQNLPVKSDNKEAPLVVPNKEQYNGEDLSENYSDAKFFVIKSYSEDDVHKSIKYNVWASTPNGNKKLDAAYQEAKEKSGGCPIFLLFSVNTSGQFVGLAEMTGPVDFDKTVEYWQQDRWTGCFNVKWHVIKDIPNGVLRHITLENNEDKPVTNSRDTQEVKFDKGIQIVKIFKEHSSKTSILDDFGFYESREKTTQERKHKEHQQLPKEVNNAINNGSDITFGSVTLSKSLDSTLKNESATADAAQGKVNSDVLIERNGSTPAFEDSSKSS; this comes from the exons ATGGCAGCTGTTGCTCCTTCCCCTGACA AAGCTGCAAGTTTACTGCAGAATTTGACTCTGGATTCACAGTCCAAGACTATTAATGGAGATGCTGAGCCCGTGAAGAAG AATGGACCTAGTTTTGCCGGTAGTAAAGCTAAGGGGACGGGCAAGCCATTCAATCCAAATCCAAGTTTTGCTCCTAATGGATACGCGTCCACTGCATATTATTACGGAG gTTATGATGGTCAAGGAGATTGGAGTGGCTATTCCAATTATGCAAACCTTGACGGAGGGATGGCTCAA GGTGTTTATGGGGATAACTGCTCTTATATGTATCAAGGTTATGGATATACACCATATGGAGCGTATGCTTCGCCAAACTCCTCTTCTCCAATGGTTCAACACGACGGTCAGCTGTACGGGCTGCAACAGTATCAGTATCCTTGCTCTTATTACAATTCCCCAACTTCTACTGATGTATTTGCTCCGAACAAAACCAGTGTTGCACAACGGGAAGTGTCAACTGCAGTTAATGCGGACCGTGTTCCTTCTAATGTTATGAATAATGGAAACTCTGCTAGCATGGTCAATGGTGATTGTACAAACCCTAATGGGTTAAAGTCATTTATTACCAGTTCCCAGCACACATCTTTGAATACAAGGGATTCTTATCAAGGGTCTAGTTTGCCAGCTTGTGCTCCATTGTCAGGATATCAGGGTCAAAGATTGGGTACTCATGGTACACAGTCATCAATCCCTACAGATCTGTCATTGGTTTCTGATAGACAGACCAAACATGGAGGAAAGGTTGGATTATCTTCACAAGTTATGCCTGTCAAAGATTTCTCATCTCAAAGAAATCGTAGACACACTCAGCCGCCTCCACAATTCATG AACTTGAATGGTTCCCGGCATCCATCTGGAATGGAACTAGTTCCTGGATTCATGAACAGCTTGTATCCAAGCAACAGTATGTTCAGCCAATATGGAAACACATTCAGAGCTAATTCTCGCTTTGGCTCTTCTGCATATGGATCTAGAACAGGCTCTTATGATTACAAGTTTAGAGCCATAGGTAATGGCTATGTTGCTAATGATTCCAGAAGAAATGTGGACGGTTTCAGTGAGCTAAATAAGGGACCAAGAGCTGCCAAGATTTCTGATAATAAAGGCGTGAAAAGTCTTGGATCTGTCACATTATTACTTAAAGGACAGAACCTTCCAGTGAAGAGTGATAACAAAGAAGCGCCTCTGGTGGTTCCGAATAAAGAACAATACAATGGAGAAGATTTGTCTGAGAATTATTCCGATGCTAAATTTTTTGTCATCAAATCCTATAGCGAGGATGATGTTCATAAGAGCATAAAATATAATGTTTGGGCAAGCACTCCCAACGGCAACAAAAAGCTGGATGCAGCATATCAAGAAGCCAAGGAAAAGTCTGGTGGCTGTcccatatttttgttattttca GTCAACACTAGCGGTCAATTTGTTGGTTTAGCTGAGATGACTGGTCCagttgattttgataaaactGTAGAGTATTGGCAGCAGGACAGGTGGACTGGCTGCTTTAATGTGAAGTGGCATGTTATTAAGGATATCCCAAATGGTGTGTTAAGACACATAACACTAGAAAACAATGAAGACAAACCTGTAACTAATAGCAGGGATACTCAGGAG GTTAAGTTTGATAAGGGCATTCAAATTGTAAAGATTTTCAAGGAACATTCAAGCAAAACAAGCATCTTGGATGATTTTGGGTTTTATGAGTCTCGTGAAAAGACCACTCAGGAGAGGAAGCATAAGGAGCATCAGCAGTTACCAAAAGAGGTCAACAATGCCATCAACAATGGCAGTGATATAACATTTGGCTCAGTTACATTATCCAAATCTCTTGATTCAACTTTGAAGAATGAATCAGCTACTGCAGATGCAGCACAAGGAAAGGTGAATTCAGATGTATTGATAGAAAGGAATGGATCCACCCCAGCATTCGAAGATTCTTCCAAGAGCAGTTAA
- the LOC131609923 gene encoding YTH domain-containing protein ECT2-like isoform X2 encodes MAQGVYGDNCSYMYQGYGYTPYGAYASPNSSSPMVQHDGQLYGLQQYQYPCSYYNSPTSTDVFAPNKTSVAQREVSTAVNADRVPSNVMNNGNSASMVNGDCTNPNGLKSFITSSQHTSLNTRDSYQGSSLPACAPLSGYQGQRLGTHGTQSSIPTDLSLVSDRQTKHGGKVGLSSQVMPVKDFSSQRNRRHTQPPPQFMNLNGSRHPSGMELVPGFMNSLYPSNSMFSQYGNTFRANSRFGSSAYGSRTGSYDYKFRAIGNGYVANDSRRNVDGFSELNKGPRAAKISDNKGVKSLGSVTLLLKGQNLPVKSDNKEAPLVVPNKEQYNGEDLSENYSDAKFFVIKSYSEDDVHKSIKYNVWASTPNGNKKLDAAYQEAKEKSGGCPIFLLFSVNTSGQFVGLAEMTGPVDFDKTVEYWQQDRWTGCFNVKWHVIKDIPNGVLRHITLENNEDKPVTNSRDTQEVKFDKGIQIVKIFKEHSSKTSILDDFGFYESREKTTQERKHKEHQQLPKEVNNAINNGSDITFGSVTLSKSLDSTLKNESATADAAQGKVNSDVLIERNGSTPAFEDSSKSS; translated from the exons ATGGCTCAA GGTGTTTATGGGGATAACTGCTCTTATATGTATCAAGGTTATGGATATACACCATATGGAGCGTATGCTTCGCCAAACTCCTCTTCTCCAATGGTTCAACACGACGGTCAGCTGTACGGGCTGCAACAGTATCAGTATCCTTGCTCTTATTACAATTCCCCAACTTCTACTGATGTATTTGCTCCGAACAAAACCAGTGTTGCACAACGGGAAGTGTCAACTGCAGTTAATGCGGACCGTGTTCCTTCTAATGTTATGAATAATGGAAACTCTGCTAGCATGGTCAATGGTGATTGTACAAACCCTAATGGGTTAAAGTCATTTATTACCAGTTCCCAGCACACATCTTTGAATACAAGGGATTCTTATCAAGGGTCTAGTTTGCCAGCTTGTGCTCCATTGTCAGGATATCAGGGTCAAAGATTGGGTACTCATGGTACACAGTCATCAATCCCTACAGATCTGTCATTGGTTTCTGATAGACAGACCAAACATGGAGGAAAGGTTGGATTATCTTCACAAGTTATGCCTGTCAAAGATTTCTCATCTCAAAGAAATCGTAGACACACTCAGCCGCCTCCACAATTCATG AACTTGAATGGTTCCCGGCATCCATCTGGAATGGAACTAGTTCCTGGATTCATGAACAGCTTGTATCCAAGCAACAGTATGTTCAGCCAATATGGAAACACATTCAGAGCTAATTCTCGCTTTGGCTCTTCTGCATATGGATCTAGAACAGGCTCTTATGATTACAAGTTTAGAGCCATAGGTAATGGCTATGTTGCTAATGATTCCAGAAGAAATGTGGACGGTTTCAGTGAGCTAAATAAGGGACCAAGAGCTGCCAAGATTTCTGATAATAAAGGCGTGAAAAGTCTTGGATCTGTCACATTATTACTTAAAGGACAGAACCTTCCAGTGAAGAGTGATAACAAAGAAGCGCCTCTGGTGGTTCCGAATAAAGAACAATACAATGGAGAAGATTTGTCTGAGAATTATTCCGATGCTAAATTTTTTGTCATCAAATCCTATAGCGAGGATGATGTTCATAAGAGCATAAAATATAATGTTTGGGCAAGCACTCCCAACGGCAACAAAAAGCTGGATGCAGCATATCAAGAAGCCAAGGAAAAGTCTGGTGGCTGTcccatatttttgttattttca GTCAACACTAGCGGTCAATTTGTTGGTTTAGCTGAGATGACTGGTCCagttgattttgataaaactGTAGAGTATTGGCAGCAGGACAGGTGGACTGGCTGCTTTAATGTGAAGTGGCATGTTATTAAGGATATCCCAAATGGTGTGTTAAGACACATAACACTAGAAAACAATGAAGACAAACCTGTAACTAATAGCAGGGATACTCAGGAG GTTAAGTTTGATAAGGGCATTCAAATTGTAAAGATTTTCAAGGAACATTCAAGCAAAACAAGCATCTTGGATGATTTTGGGTTTTATGAGTCTCGTGAAAAGACCACTCAGGAGAGGAAGCATAAGGAGCATCAGCAGTTACCAAAAGAGGTCAACAATGCCATCAACAATGGCAGTGATATAACATTTGGCTCAGTTACATTATCCAAATCTCTTGATTCAACTTTGAAGAATGAATCAGCTACTGCAGATGCAGCACAAGGAAAGGTGAATTCAGATGTATTGATAGAAAGGAATGGATCCACCCCAGCATTCGAAGATTCTTCCAAGAGCAGTTAA
- the LOC131609924 gene encoding casein kinase 1-like protein HD16, with protein sequence MPELRSGARRSKRLGDLQPGPVPVDQGENWAQPEPNRGRRRVGGGRGRGGNATGLGKGSSPAVPTRRPAAGRGRGARLIDLDPEPCEVLPEPVALRAQEPVYNHLEVVANNNIVMEGGSGDKVAAAAEEEATTTPVPERVQVGNSPVYKTERKLGKGGFGQVYVGRRVSGGSDRTGPDAIEVALKFEHRNSKGCNYGPPYEWQVYSTLNGCYGVPWVHYKGRQGDFYILVMDILGPSLWDVWNSLGQSMSPSMAACIAVEAISILEKLHMKGFVHGDVKPENFLLGQPGTADDKKLYLIDLGLASKWKDASSGQHVEYDQRPDIFRGTIRYASVHAHLGRTGSRRDDLESLAYTLIFLIKGRLPWQGYQGDNKSFLVCKKKMSTSAELMCCFCPAPFKLFLEAVTNMKFDEEPNYSKLISLFDSLIEPCTPLRPIRIDGALKVGQKRGRMLINLEEDEQPKKKVRLGSPATQWISVYNARRPMKQRYHYNVADNRLGQHVDKGIEDGLYISCVASSANLWALIMDAGTGFSSQVYELSPVFLHKDWIMEQWEKNYYISSIAGAVNGSSLVVMSKGTPYTQQSYKVSDSFPFKWINKKWKEGFHVTSMTTAGSRWGVVMSRNAGYSEQVVELDFLYPSEGIHRRWENNFRITSMAATNDQAAFILSIPKRKLLDETQETLRTSAFPSTHVKEKWAKNLYIASICYGRTVC encoded by the exons ATGCCAGAGTTGAGAAGTGGAGCTAGAAGGTCAAAGCGACTTGGAGATCTTCAGCCTGGTCCTGTACCTGTTGACCAAGGAGAAAATTGGGCACAGCCTGAACCGAACAGAGGTAGGAGGAGAGTTGGTGgtggaagaggaagaggtggtaaTGCTACAGGTTTAGGTAAAGGGTCTTCACCAGCTGTTCCCACTAGGCGACCTGCAGCTGGTAGAGGCCGCGGAGCAAGATTGATTGATTTGGATCCTGAACCTTGTGAGGTCCTTCCTGAACCTGTTGCATTAAGGGCTCAGGAACCTGTTTACAATCACTTAGAGGTGGTAGCTAATAATAACATTGTAATGGAGGGTGGAAGTGGTGATAAAGTGGCAGCAGCCGCCGAAGAAGAGGCAACCACAACCCCTGTCCCCGAGAGG GTACAAGTTGGTAACTCTCCTGTATATAAGACAGAAAGGAAGTTGGGTAAGGGTGGTTTTGGCCAAGTGTATGTTGGCAGAAGGGTTAGCGGTGGCTCTGATCGAACAGGTCCTGATGCTATCGAG GTTGCACTCAAGTTTGAGCATAGAAACAGTAAAGGCTGTAATTATGGGCCTCCTTATGAGTGGCAAGTTTACAG TACTCTGAATGGTTGTTATGGCGTTCCCTGGGTTCATTACAAGGGTCGACAAGGAGATTTCTACATTTTG GTGATGGACATACTTGGGCCCAGCCTTTGGGACGTATGGAATTCTCTTGGTCAATC GATGTCGCCAAGTATGGCTGCTTGTATTGCAGTTGAGGCAATATCAATTCTTGAGAAGCTCCATATGAAAGG gtTTGTGCATGGAGATGTAAAACCGGAAAACTTTTTGCTTGGTCAACCTGGAACTGCTGATGATAAGAAGTTGTATCTTATTGATCTTGGTTTAG CTTCGAAGTGGAAGGATGCATCATCTGGTCAACACGTTGAATATGACCAGAGACCTGATATATTCAG GGGAACAATAAGGTATGCTAGTGTACATGCACATTTAGGTAGGACTGGCAGTCGAAGGGATGATCTTGAGTCACTGGCATACACCTTAATATTTCTCATAAAAGGGAGATTGCCGTGGCAGGGTTATCAG GGTGACAATAAAAGTTTTCTTGTTTGTAAGAAAAAAATGTCCACTTCTGCTGAGTTGATGTGCTGCTTTTGTCCCGCTCCATTTAAGCTGTTCCTGGAAGCAGTTACGAACATGAAATTTGACGAGGAGCCAAATTATTCCAAGCTCATATCACTTTTTGACAGCTTGATCGAACCATGCACTCCATTGAGACCTATTAGAATTGATGGAGCTTTAAAG GTTGGTCAAAAGCGAGGAAGAATGCTTATAAATCTGGAGGAAGATGAGCAGCCTAAGAAAAAAGTGCGATTGGGGAGTCCTGCTACTCAGTGGATATCAGTGTATAATGCACGCCGTCCCATGAAGCAAAG ATATCATTATAACGTAGCGGACAATAGGCTCGGGCAGCATGTAGACAAGGGTATTGAGGATGGGTTGTACATAAGCTGTGTGGCCTCTTCAGCAAATTTGTGGGCGTTAATCATGGATGCGGGAACAGGTTTTTCTTCCCAAGTTTACGAGCTATCACCTGTCTTCCTGCACAAG GATTGGATTATGGAGCAATGGGAAAAAAATTACTATATCAGTTCAATAGCTGGTGCAGTTAATGGAAGTTCCTTGGTTGTCATGTCCAAAG GAACTCCTTATACACAGCAGTCCTACAAAGTGAGCGATTCTTTTCCTTTCAAATGGATAAACAAGAAGTGGAAAGAAGGATTCCATGTTACCTCCATGACTACTGCTGGCAGCCGCTGGGGtgttgtaatgtccaggaatgctGGGTATTCTGAGCAG GTTGTGGAGCTTGACTTTTTGTATCCAAGTGAAGGAATTCATCGACGATGGGAGAATAATTTCCGGATTACTTCTATGGCTGCTACTAATGATCAGGCAGCCTTCATACTGAGCATACCAAAACGCAAATTACTTGATGAAACTCAAGAGACTCTGAGAACATCTGCTTTTCCTAGCACCCATGTAAAG gaaaaatgggCCAAGAATCTCTATATTGCCTCAATATGTTATGGGCGAACTGTTTGCTAG